One window of Candidatus Afararchaeum irisae genomic DNA carries:
- the ribH gene encoding 6,7-dimethyl-8-ribityllumazine synthase, whose protein sequence is MVDLGLVVAEFNRDITSQMEEVAREHADFLDADVVETVYVPGVYDMPLFVKKLCQRDDIDSVVTLGVVIEGETDHDDVVVSNASQKISDLSLEYDTPVALGVSGPGMSRIEAHSRVDYAKRGVESAVKMARRLDDI, encoded by the coding sequence ATGGTAGATCTAGGTCTCGTAGTCGCCGAGTTCAACAGGGACATAACGTCTCAGATGGAAGAAGTCGCACGTGAACACGCCGACTTCTTAGACGCCGACGTAGTCGAGACGGTCTATGTCCCGGGTGTCTACGACATGCCTCTCTTCGTGAAGAAGCTGTGTCAGAGGGACGATATAGACTCAGTCGTCACACTCGGAGTCGTAATAGAGGGCGAGACTGACCACGACGACGTAGTCGTCTCAAACGCGTCACAGAAGATCTCTGATCTCTCGCTGGAGTACGACACACCCGTCGCACTCGGCGTCTCAGGTCCGGGTATGTCACGTATAGAGGCTCACAGCCGTGTCGACTACGCGAAGAGAGGGGTCGAGAGCGCCGTCAAGATGGCGAGACGTCTCGACGACATCTGA